From the genome of Ralstonia pickettii, one region includes:
- the metW gene encoding methionine biosynthesis protein MetW, giving the protein MTTQTLNPAAPSVVPNILADRADFRAIARWIEPRSTVLDLGCADGSLLSVLQDELDVLAYGIEIDDAGVLASTQKGVHVIQQNLEGGLALFEDKSFDTVILSQTLQTIHNTAQVLREMLRVGRECIVSFPNFGYWPHRLSIFRGRMPVSESLPYEWYDTPNVRVLTIRDFEALAPKVGLVILDRVVLHEGNVVRWGANWRGSVAVYRVRAG; this is encoded by the coding sequence ATGACAACGCAAACGCTGAACCCCGCGGCACCCTCCGTCGTGCCGAACATCCTGGCGGACCGGGCCGACTTCCGCGCCATCGCCCGCTGGATCGAGCCGCGCTCCACCGTGCTCGACCTCGGTTGCGCAGACGGCAGCCTGCTGAGCGTGCTGCAGGATGAGCTGGATGTGCTGGCTTACGGCATCGAGATCGACGATGCGGGCGTGCTGGCCTCCACCCAAAAAGGCGTGCACGTGATCCAGCAGAACCTTGAGGGTGGGCTCGCGCTGTTCGAAGACAAGAGCTTCGACACGGTGATCCTGTCGCAGACGCTGCAGACCATCCACAACACGGCGCAGGTGCTGCGCGAGATGCTGCGCGTGGGCCGCGAGTGCATCGTGTCTTTCCCAAACTTTGGTTACTGGCCGCATCGGCTGTCGATCTTCCGCGGGCGCATGCCTGTGTCGGAATCGCTGCCATACGAGTGGTACGACACGCCCAACGTGCGCGTGCTGACCATCCGCGACTTTGAAGCGCTGGCGCCCAAGGTGGGACTGGTGATTCTCGACCGCGTGGTGCTGCACGAAGGCAACGTGGTGCGTTGGGGCGCCAACTGGCGCGGCAGCGTGGC